The following proteins are co-located in the Paracoccaceae bacterium Fryx2 genome:
- a CDS encoding electron transfer flavoprotein subunit beta/FixA family protein: MKVLVPVKRVIDYNVKVRVKADGSGVDLANVKMSMNPFDEIAVEEAIRLREKGVATEVIVVSIGVKQAQETLRTALAMGADRAILILAADDTQTDIEPLAVAKLLKAVVEAEAPGIVLCGKQAIDNDMNATGQMLAALLGWSQGTFCSELAIEGDHALITREVDGGMQTIKVKMPTIVTVDLRLNEPRYASLPNIMKAKKKPLEEKTAADYGVDVSPRLTVVKTAEPAGRKAGVRVGSVDELIAKLKDEAGVI, from the coding sequence ATGAAGGTTCTGGTGCCTGTCAAACGGGTGATCGACTACAACGTGAAGGTTCGCGTCAAGGCGGACGGGTCCGGGGTCGATCTGGCCAACGTGAAGATGTCGATGAACCCCTTCGACGAGATTGCGGTGGAAGAGGCGATCCGTCTGCGGGAAAAGGGCGTTGCCACCGAGGTGATCGTGGTGTCGATCGGCGTCAAGCAGGCACAGGAAACCCTGCGCACCGCGCTGGCGATGGGGGCGGACCGCGCCATCCTGATCCTGGCCGCCGATGACACGCAAACCGACATCGAGCCGCTGGCCGTGGCCAAGCTGCTGAAGGCGGTGGTCGAGGCCGAAGCGCCGGGCATCGTGCTTTGCGGAAAGCAGGCGATCGACAACGACATGAATGCCACCGGCCAGATGCTGGCGGCGCTGCTGGGCTGGTCGCAGGGCACCTTCTGTTCCGAACTCGCCATCGAGGGCGATCACGCGCTGATCACCCGCGAGGTTGACGGCGGGATGCAGACCATCAAGGTGAAGATGCCGACCATCGTCACCGTCGATCTGCGGCTGAACGAACCGCGCTATGCCAGCCTGCCCAACATCATGAAGGCCAAGAAGAAGCCGCTGGAGGAAAAGACCGCCGCCGACTACGGCGTCGATGTCTCCCCGCGCCTGACCGTGGTGAAGACCGCCGAACCGGCAGGCCGCAAGGCCGGCGTCCGGGTCGGGTCGGTCGATGAACTGATTGCAAAACTCAAAGACGAAGCGGGGGTGATCTGA